Proteins from a single region of Amblyomma americanum isolate KBUSLIRL-KWMA chromosome 10, ASM5285725v1, whole genome shotgun sequence:
- the LOC144107388 gene encoding uncharacterized protein LOC144107388, translating into MGDTPYQHLKTKMLGRLMLSDRARLQQLLAAEDPDDRRPTYLLRRIRQLLGEHDVPSHTSFLRELFLNHLPKPIRLVLPPAGDVTLDRLTELADRVHEVASPSVSGDPLASSQPSRPFTGLSCSEYQPSVSMLAPPPLLAACHKVHISLFIVGQRPMISLTAASDRPCRRGRLFMITDKLSGIRSLIDTGAEISGVPPTKADRSKSTGRKLRAANKSSISTYGLRSLFLDLGLCRTFLWVFVIADVVHAIIGCSDFFFYFDLDFGARHHRFTDGLTRLSISGVLSGLAPIGICPLIPPSSPF; encoded by the exons ATGGGCGACACACCTTATCAGCACCTTAAGACCAAGATGCTGGGGAGACTCATGCTGTCGGACCGTGctcgcctccagcagctccttgccGCGGAGGACCCTGACGACCGGCGCCCAACCTACCTGCTGCGCCGGATCCGGCAGCTTCTCGGGGAGCATGACGTCCCCAGCCATACGTCGTTTCTTCGAGAGCTCTTCCTCAACCACCTCCCTAAGCCAATTCGCCTTGTCCTCCCGCCGGCCGGCGACGTGACCCTCGACCGCCTGACGGAGCTCGCTGATCGTGTTCATGAGGTCGCTTCCCCGTCTGTCTCT GGGGATCCATTGGCCTCGTCCCAGCCATCGCGCCCCTTCACAGGCTTGTCATGCTCGGAGTACCAGCCCTCTGTCTCTATGTTGGCACCACCGCCGCTTCTTGCAGCGTGCCACAAAGTGCACATCTCCCTTTTCATAGTCGGACAACGCCCAATGATATCACTGACGGCGGCGTCTGATCGCCCTTGTCGCCGCGGCCGCCTTTTTATGATTACCGACAAGCTATCTGGTATCCGGTCCCTCATAGACACGGGCGCGGAGATCAGCGGTGTGCCCCCGACTAAGGCTGACCGTTCCAAGTCAACGGGGCGCAAGCTCCGTGCTGCCAACAAGTCGTCTATATCGACATACGGTCTTCGCTCTCTATTCCTCGACTTAGGACTTTGCCGGACTTTCctatgggtcttcgtcatcgctgaTGTGGTTCACGCGATCATCGGCTGCTCGGATTTCTTCTTCTACTTTGACTTGGACTTCGGCGCGCGGCATCATCGCTTCACTGATGGTTTGACTCGACTCTCCATCTCTGGAGTCCTGTCTGGCCTGGCTCCCATCGGCATCTGCCCGCTGATACCTCCTTCCTCGCCGTTCTAG